The following proteins come from a genomic window of Halictus rubicundus isolate RS-2024b chromosome 8, iyHalRubi1_principal, whole genome shotgun sequence:
- the Tor gene encoding serine/threonine-protein kinase Tor encodes MSCTLVQQFVQRLKSRNEEGRNKAARDLCLYVKTELREASQEEITAFMDEFNHHIFEMVSGSDVSEKKGGILAIVCLIGADVGNINTRTIRFANYLRNLLPSNDVGVMELAAKTVGKLALVSGTYTAEYVEFEVKRAFEWLGGDRHEGKRHAAALVLRELAVSMPTYFFQQVTPFFELIFNAVRDPKPVIREGAVEALRAALVVTAQRETAKQMHKSQWYKQCYDEIVAGFEEVYTRERGVNKDDRIHGSLLILNELLRCSNVQWERNYEALMERLNCSTQQNENDILSLMPRLKTTIVSKWSNCSQNSPNSQQTLYPAHESAVCRCLMQERLDDIYTDVMNQRMSRNPHIQHALMMLLPRLAAFNKEKFTKNHLKESLAYLLMTLRSREKDRYAAFTTIGFIAVAVEDAINPYLSKIMEVIKNLLPSKETSTKKRGASLEPAVFVCITLLGHAVKQVIAADVRDLLESMLTTGLSPILTTSLRELAHSVPSLKPDISQGLLRMLSQVLMQKPLRHPGAPWTTTSPISAAPTEVDIPSTVLALKTLGTFNFDGNPLLQFVRRCADHFLTFEQAEVRLEAVRTCSRLLRLALNQPGPTVTNTVSTVLGKLLVVGITDTDPDVRLWVLASLDDSFDIHLAQAENLSALFIAMNDEMFEIRELAIRTIGRLSTMNPAYVMPSLRKTLIQFLTELEHSGMGRNKEQAARMLDHLVVSAPRLIRPYMEPILKVLVPKLKETESNPGVVLAILRAIGDLAEVNGAEMQQWMPELLSILLEMLVDASSPEKRGVALWVLGQLVGSTGHVVKPYMQYPSLLDVLINFLKTEQQPIIRRETIRVLGLLGALDPYKHKMNLGQIDSQLDTLTSMADTKSETENTQDLTTSEMLVNMSSSTLEEYYPAIAIATLMRIIRDPTLSQHHTMVVQAVTFIFKSLGIKCVPYISQVMPSFLNVVRTADVNFREYLFQQLAILIAIVKQHIRNYLDDIFNLIKEFWTVNSPLQSTLILLVEHIAVALGAEFKIYLPQLMPQILRVLTHDTSKDRSVTVKLLQALQKFGNNLDNYLHLVLPPIVKLFHTTDCPITVNKVALETIEYLADTLDFTDFASRIVHPLVRTLDQCPELRSTAMDTLCALVIQLGKKYQIFIPLVQKIMTKHKIGNSRYDVLIDKILTETTVADGEDFLLMRHRHTRNKNRDLSLTSSDTTTIKRLHVSASNLQKAWTATRRVSKDDWLEWLRSLSIGLLKESPSPALRSCWALAQTYSQLPRDLFNAAFVSCWTELDETYRAELIQTLQQALMVPDLPEITQTILNLAEFMEHCDKGPLPLDNKILGERAMHCRAYAKALHYKEDEFHKSRNSNVFESLISINNKLQQKEAAEGLLEYVMNQNNQQDLKVQVRWYEKLHNWDKALQLYRERLEGDPTDVESTLGEMRCLEALGEWGQLHDVATKYWTNQSDETKQRMSRMAAAAAWGLSQWESMEKYVSLIPKDTQDGAFYRAVLAIHDEQYNVAHQLIDSARDLLDTELTAMAGESYQRAYNAMVEVQKLAELEEVIQFKLVPERRSTIKSMWWERLQGGQRIVDDWQKIIQVHTLVISPQDDMYTWLKYASLCRKNGSLMLCHKTLVMLLGVDPSLTPDQPLPTTHPQVTFAYCKHMWVANKREEAYSQLQKFVQTSRQPTTVSVTNPEDEKQQEAKKRLLARCYLKLGEWLEALQGINEHSIPAVLSYYAAATDHDPTWYKAWHAFAYTNFETVLFYKHQHGETNADAAPGNGGTRNNLSSSQYISKFTVPAVEGFFRSINLSHGNSLQDTLRLLTLWFDYGQWPEVYEAIVEGIRLIEINTWLQVIPQLIARIDTPRALVGRCIHHLLIDIGKAHPQALIYPLTVASKSASQARKTAANRILRSMCEHSPTLVQQAMMASDELIRVAILWHELWHEGLEEASRLYFGERNVRGMFDILDPLHAMLERGPQTLKETSFNQAYGRDLMEAQEWCQKYKASRNVRDLNQAWDMYYHVFRRISRQLPQLTSLELQYVSPKLLLCRDLELAVPGSYSPGQPVVRIASIHSSMQVITSKQRPRKLCIKGSNGKDYMFLLKGHEDLRQDERVMQLFGLVNTLLLHDPDTFRRNLTIQRYAVIPLSTNSGLIGWVPHCDTLHTLIRDYREKKKILLNIEHKIMLRMAPGYDHLMLMQKVEVFEHALEHTHGDDLSRLVWLKSPSSEVWFDRRTNYTRSLAVMSMVGYILGLGDRHPSNLMLDRLSGKILHIDFGDCFEVAMTREKFPEKIPFRLTRMLINAMEVTGIEGTYRRTCESVMSVLHRNKDSLMAVLEAFVYDPLLNWRLMDNATPKSKRSDAQGMSASSTQEHGDTLDSLTATLPKKGVPCSIENGGDTNQPEALNKKALAIITRVRDKLTGRDFSHEETLNIQRQVDLLIQQATNNENLCQCYIGWCPFW; translated from the exons CCAGAGAAAGGGGGGTGAACAAGGACGACAGAATACACGGTTCGCTATTAATACTAAATGAATTGCTTAGATGCAGTAATGTCCAATGGGAAAGAAATTACGAAGCTTTAATGGAGAGATTGAACTGCTCCACTCAACAGAACGAAAACGATATACTGTCGTTGATGCCGCGCTTGAAGACGACCATAGTGTCGAAGTGGTCGAACTGTTCTCAAAATTCACCGAATTCTCAACAAACATTGTATCCGGCCCACGAATCAGCGGTTTGTCGTTGCTTGATGCAAGAGAGACTGGACGATATTTATACCGATGTAATGAATCAAAGAATGTCTAGAAATCCACACATCCAGCATGCTTTGATGATGTTGTTACCGAGACTCGCAGCGTTTAATAAGGAAAAGTTTACGAAAAATCATTTAAAGGAATCGTTGGCGTACCTGCTGATGACCCTGCGCAGCAGAGAAAAGGACAGGTACGCTGCGTTCACCACGATCGGATTTATCGCGGTTGCGGTGGAGGATGCGATAAATCCTTATCTTTCGAAAATCATGGAGGTGATCAAGAATTTACTGCCATCCAAGGAAACGTCCACCAAGAAGCGTGGTGCATCCTTAGAACCTGCGGTCTTCGTGTGTATAACTCTGCTCGGACACGCCGTGAAACAAGTAATAGCCGCGGACGTGAGGGACTTGCTAGAATCCATGTTAACCACTGGCTTGAGTCCAATTCTCACGACTTCCCTCCGAGAATTAGCTCACAGTGTTCCATCGTTGAAGCCCGATATATCTCAGGGGCTTCTGAGGATGTTGTCTCAGGTTTTAATGCAAAAACCGTTGCGACATCCCGGTGCACCATGGACCACAACCAGTCCGATTTCCGCAGCACCGACAGAGGTGGATATCCCATCGACGGTGCTAGCATTGAAGACACTCGGGACGTTCAACTTCGACGGTAATCCGCTTCTGCAATTCGTACGACGATGCGCCGATCATTTCCTGACGTTCGAGCAAGCAGAGGTCCGACTGGAAGCTGTGAGAACGTGTTCCAGGTTGTTGAGGTTGGCGTTGAACCAGCCAGGACCCACGGTAACGAATACCGTCTCCACTGTTCTTGGTAAATTGTTGGTCGTAGGTATAACAGACACGGATCCTGACGTCAGATTGTGGGTTCTGGCTTCCCTGGACGATTCGTTCGACATTCACTTGGCGCAAGCGGAAAACCTATCCGCGTTGTTCATTGCGATGAACGACGAGATGTTCGAGATCCGAGAACTGGCGATCCGAACGATCGGGAGGCTCAGCACTATGAATCCGGCCTACGTGATGCCTTCTTTGCGGAAAACACTTATACAGTTCCTTACAGAGTTGGAGCATTCTGGCATGGGTCGCAACAAAGAACAGGCTGCCCGCATGCTGGATCATTTGGTCGTCAGCGCGCCAAGACTCATCAGACCGTACATGGAACCCATCTTGAAAGTTCTCGTTCCGAAGTTGAAGGAGACTGAATCGAACCCTGGGGTGGTTTTAGCTATACTGCGTGCTATCGGCGATCTAGCAGAGGTGAACGGTGCTGAGATGCAACAATGGATGCCAGAACTTCTGTCCATACTGCTCGAAATGTTGGTGGACGCCAGTTCCCCGGAGAAACGAGGTGTAGCTTTGTGGGTTCTAGGTCAGCTGGTCGGAAGTACGGGACACGTTGTGAAACCGTACATGCAGTATCCATCATTGTTGGACGTGCTGATCAACTTTTTGAAAACCGAACAGCAGCCGATCATTAGGCGAGAAACCATAAGGGTGCTCGGACTGTTAGGTGCTCTAGATCCGTACAAGCATAAAATGAACCTCGGCCAGATAGATTCTCAACTGGACACGCTCACGTCTATGGCCGACACCAAGAGCGAGACCGAGAACACGCAAGATTTAACCACCAGCGAGATGTTGGTGAACATGTCCTCGTCCACTTTGGAAGAGTACTATCCGGCGATCGCTATTGCCACGCTGATGAGGATCATTCGCGATCCAACGTTGTCGCAACACCACACTATGGTGGTGCAGGCTGTCACCTTTATATTTAAGAGTTTAGGAATTAAGTGCGTGCCGTACATCTCTCAGGTGATGCCCAGCTTTCTGAACGTCGTTCGCACGGCCGACGTTAACTTCCGCGAGTACCTGTTCCAACAGTTGGCCATTCTAATAGCGATCGTGAAGCAGCACATTCGAAACTATCTGGACGACATATTTAATCTGATCAAAGAATTCTGGACGGTGAACAGCCCGCTGCAGAGCACGCTGATACTTTTGGTCGAGCACATTGCGGTCGCGTTGGGCGCAGAGTTCAAGATTTATTTGCCGCAGTTGATGCCGCAGATATTGAGAGTGCTGACGCACGACACCAGCAAGGACAGATCCGTCACGGTGAAGCTTCTTCAGGCCCTGCAGAAGTTCGGGAACAATTTGGACAACTATCTGCACCTGGTGTTGCCGCCGATAGTGAAGCTGTTCCACACGACGGATTGTCCGATAACCGTGAACAAGGTAGCTCTGGAAACCATCGAATACCTGGCGGACACGCTCGACTTCACGGACTTTGCATCGAGAATCGTGCATCCGTTGGTAAGGACCCTCGACCAATGTCCAGAGCTACGGAGCACAGCGATGGACACGCTATGCGCACTGGTCATCCAGTTAGGGAAAAAGTATCAGATCTTCATACCACTGGTACAGAAAATCATGACCAAACACAAGATCGGCAACTCGCGTTACGACGTTCTAATCGACAAAATTTTAACAGAGACCACGGTGGCCGACGGCGAAGACTTTCTGTTGATGAGGCATCGGCACACGAGGAACAAGAATCGCGACTTGTCCCTGACGTCCTCGGACACGACCACCATAAAGAGGTTGCACGTCAGCGCCTCGAATCTTCAGAAGGCTTGGACAGCGACCAGGAGAGTTTCGAAAGACGATTGGCTCGAGTGGCTGAGAAGCCTGTCGATCGGCTTGCTCAAGGAGTCACCGTCGCCGGCGCTCAGATCCTGCTGGGCTCTCGCCCAAACCTATTCCCAACTGCCCCGAGACTTGTTCAACGCGGCATTCGTTTCCTGCTGGACCGAATTGGACGAGACGTACAGAGCCGAGCTGATACAGACGTTGCAGCAGGCGTTGATGGTCCCGGATCTCCCGGAGATCACGCAGACGATACTGAACCTGGCGGAGTTCATGGAACACTGTGACAAAGGACCGTTGCCGTTGGACAACAAGATCTTGGGAGAGCGAGCGATGCACTGTCGCGCTTACGCGAAGGCACTGCATTACAAGGAGGACGAGTTCCACAAGAGCAGGAACAGCAACGTCTTCGAATCGTTGATCTCCATCAATAACAAACTGCAGCAAAAGGAGGCCGCGGAGGGTCTTCTCGAGTACGTGATGAACCAGAACAATCAACAGGATCTGAAGGTGCAGGTTCGATGGTACGAGAAGCTGCACAATTGGGACAAGGCGTTACAGTTGTACAGAGAAAGGCTGGAGGGAGATCCCACGGACGTTGAGTCGACTTTGGGCGAGATGCGCTGCCTGGAGGCGTTAGGCGAATGGGGACAGTTGCACGACGTTGCCACCAAATACTGGACGAACCAGAGCGACGAGACTAAACAGAGAATGTCCAGGATGGCGGCAGCCGCGGCATGGGGTTTGAGTCAGTGGGAAAGCATGGAGAAATACGTCTCGCTGATACCGAAAGATACCCAGGACGGCGCGTTTTACAGAGCTGTCTTAGCGATCCACGACGAACAGTACAACGTCGCGCATCAGCTGATCGACAGCGCCAGAGATCTGCTGGACACGGAGTTGACCGCCATGGCAGGCGAGAGCTACCAGAGAGCTTACAATGCTATGGTGGAGGTGCAAAAATTGGCGGAGCTGGAGGAAGTGATACAATTCAAATTGGTCCCGGAGAGAAGGTCGACCATCAAGTCTATGTGGTGGGAGAGGCTCCAAGGTGGACAACGAATAGTGGACGACTGGCAGAAGATTATACAGGTGCACACGTTGGTGATCTCACCTCAGGACGACATGTACACCTGGTTGAAGTACGCGAGCCTTTGCAGAAAGAACGGCAGCTTGATGCTGTGCCACAAAACGTTGGTGATGCTACTCGGAGTGGATCCATCGTTGACACCTGACCAGCCGTTGCCGACGACTCACCCGCAGGTCACGTTCGCTTATTGCAAGCATATGTGGGTCGCCAATAAACGGGAGGAGGCGTACAGTCAGTTGCAGAAGTTCGTGCAGACGTCCCGGCAGCCGACAACCGTGTCCGTGACGAATCCAGAGGACGAGAAGCAGCAGGAAGCCAAGAAGAGGTTGCTGGCTAGATGTTACCTGAAACTCGGCGAGTGGTTGGAAGCGTTGCAAGGCATCAACGAACACTCTATACCAGCCGTGCTGTCTTACTACGCCGCGGCTACGGACCACGATCCGACCTGGTACAAAGCTTGGCACGCGTTCGCCTACACCAACTTTGAGACTGTATTGTTTTACAAGCATCAGCATGGGGAAACGAACGCGGACGCTGCTCCGGGAAATGGCGGGACACGCAACAACCTATCCAGCTCGCAGTACATATCGAAATTCACTGTACCAGCCGTCGAAGGATTCTTCAGGTCGATCAATCTCTCTCATGGCAACTCGTTGCAAGATACTCTTCGGTTGCTGACATTGTGGTTCGACTACGGTCAATGGCCAGAGGTGTACGAAGCTATCGTCGAAGGGATCAGATTGATCGAGATCAACACTTGGTTGCAAGTGATTCCTCAGCTCATAGCTAGGATAGATACACCGAGAGCTTTGGTTGGTCGTTGTATACATCATCTTCTGATCGATATCGGGAAAGCGCATCCTCAAGCACTGATTTATCCGCTGACCGTGGCCTCGAAGAGCGCCAGCCAGGCGCGGAAAACCGCTGCGAACAGGATTCTGAGGAGCATGTGCGAACACAGCCCGACTCTGGTGCAACAGGCGATGATGGCTAGCGACGAATTGATCAGGGTTGCTATCCTCTGGCACGAGTTATGGCACGAAGGCCTCGAGGAAGCTAGCAGGCTCTACTTCGGGGAAAGAAACGTCAGAGGAATGTTCGACATACTGGATCCCTTGCACGCGATGTTGGAAAGGGGACCGCAAACTCTGAAGGAAACGTCTTTCAATCAGGCCTACGGTCGAGATTTAATGGAAGCGCAGGAATGGTGTCAGAAGTACAAAGCGTCGCGCAACGTTCGGGATTTGAATCAAGCCTGGGACATGTATTATCATGTTTTTCGAAGGATATCGAGGCAGCTGCCGCAGCTAACTAGCTTGGAGCTTCAGTATGTCAGTCCGAAATTGCTACTTTGCAGAGACTTGGAACTGGCTGTGCCTGGTAGTTACAGTCCTGGACAACCGGTAGTCAGAATAGCGAGCATACATAGCTCTATGCAAGTGATAACGAGTAAACAACGGCCACGGAAATTATGTATAAAAG GAAGCAACGGTAAAGATTACATGTTCCTGTTGAAAGGGCACGAGGATCTTAGACAGGACGAACGTGTCATGCAATTGTTTGGTCTAGTCAATACCCTTCTGTTACACGATCCAGACACGTTCAGAAGAAATCTTACTATACAG AGGTACGCTGTAATTCCGTTGTCAACGAACAGTGGACTGATCGGGTGGGTACCACACTGCGACACGTTGCACACGCTGATCAGAGACTACAGGGAAAAGAAGAAGATATTGCttaacatagagcacaaaatAATGTTACGG ATGGCCCCAGGCTACGATCACCTTATGCTCATGCAGAAAGTCGAAGTTTTCGAGCACGCGCTAGAGCATACTCACGGCGACGATTTGTCGCGACTCGTGTGGCTGAAATCGCCATCGAGCGAAGTATGGTTCGATCGTAGGACAAATTACACGCGATCCCTCGCCGTGATGTCCATGGTGGGGTACATTCTTGGTTTAGGGGATCGGCATCCGTCGAACTTGATGTTGGATCGCCTCAGCGGGAAGATACTGCACATCGACTTCGGCGATTGCTTCGAGGTTGCCATGACACGCGAGAAATTCCCGGAGAAGATACCGTTCAGGTTGACTCGAATGTTGATCAACGCGATGGAAGTCACCGGGATCGAGGGCACCTACAGAAGAACTTGCGAGTCGGTGATGTCGGTGCTGCATCGCAACAAAGACAGCTTGATGGCTGTGTTGGAGGCTTTCGTCTACGATCCTCTTCTGAACTGGAGATTAATGGACAACGCCACGCCGAAGAGCAAACGATCCGACGCTCAAGGAATGAGCGCCAGCAGCACTCAAGAACATGGCGACACGTTGGACTCTCTTACCGCCACGTTACCAAAGAAAGGAGTGCCATGCAGCATCGAGAACGGCG GTGACACCAATCAACCAGAAGCGTTGAACAAGAAAGCTCTTGCTATCATAACCAGGGTTAGGGACAAATTAACAGGACGGGACTTCTCGCACGAAGAAACGCTCAATATTCAACGACAAGTGGATCTTTTGATTCAACAGGCTACCAACAATGAGAATTTATGCCAGTGTTATATCGGATG GTGTCCATTTTGGTAA